In Cytobacillus oceanisediminis, the following proteins share a genomic window:
- a CDS encoding DinB family protein — MERAQKYLNYFLSHRKVTNELIKKIDETNYDYKPTETSMAAGKLVTHMLTSFYMFAKTVKEGSPAVFGEKFDEVAPNLSEAAENYTEKTIEIISSLTNDEMDRTIDLTRIFGMELTGSQLLQLAMDHEINHKGNLFVYVREMGHTELPMFVSR; from the coding sequence ATGGAAAGAGCGCAAAAATATCTGAACTATTTTTTATCGCATAGAAAGGTGACCAATGAGCTGATCAAGAAGATTGATGAAACAAACTATGATTACAAACCAACTGAAACAAGCATGGCAGCCGGCAAGCTGGTTACTCATATGCTTACTTCTTTTTATATGTTTGCCAAAACAGTAAAAGAAGGCAGCCCGGCAGTGTTTGGCGAGAAATTCGATGAAGTTGCACCAAACCTTTCTGAAGCCGCTGAAAATTATACAGAAAAAACCATTGAGATCATTTCATCATTAACAAATGATGAAATGGATAGGACCATTGATTTGACGCGGATATTTGGTATGGAACTTACAGGCAGCCAGCTGCTGCAGCTTGCAATGGATCATGAAATTAATCATAAAGGGAATTTGTTTGTTTATGTACGGGAAATGGGCCATACGGAGCTTCCGATGTTTGTGAGCAGATGA
- a CDS encoding class I SAM-dependent methyltransferase: MFDILAKQFEKPEGLLGKLAGKIMYFENRKINKWTIKQLKINRRDSILEVGFGPGYSIRHIMDHCRHAETDGVDVSVDMKASAAKLNDDYIRQGKVRLFVKDIHDYFPDKKYNKIFSVNNYPLWTKPRESLQHLYGMLEEDGIIAITVQPREEGADDTIAKNLGQVIKADMEAAGFHSISISYKDARPVLTVCVTGIK, encoded by the coding sequence ATGTTCGATATTTTAGCAAAACAATTTGAGAAACCGGAAGGATTACTAGGGAAGCTTGCCGGGAAAATCATGTATTTCGAAAACCGCAAGATTAACAAATGGACAATAAAACAGTTAAAGATTAATCGCAGGGACTCTATTTTAGAAGTAGGCTTTGGCCCTGGATACAGCATTAGGCATATAATGGATCACTGCCGCCATGCAGAAACGGATGGAGTTGATGTATCCGTAGATATGAAGGCTTCAGCAGCCAAACTGAATGATGACTATATTCGGCAGGGGAAGGTCAGATTGTTCGTAAAAGATATTCACGATTACTTCCCTGATAAAAAGTATAATAAGATATTTTCAGTCAACAATTATCCATTATGGACAAAACCAAGAGAATCACTACAGCATCTCTATGGGATGCTTGAGGAAGACGGAATAATTGCCATCACAGTTCAGCCAAGAGAAGAAGGAGCAGATGACACCATTGCCAAAAATCTCGGACAGGTAATCAAAGCAGATATGGAAGCGGCTGGATTCCATTCTATTTCCATTTCGTATAAAGATGCCCGCCCCGTATTAACCGTTTGTGTAACTGGAATAAAATAA
- a CDS encoding peptidoglycan D,D-transpeptidase FtsI family protein produces the protein MGKKKKKKSHVPFRVNLLFFAVFVLFSVLILRLGVVQIVNGETYKKEVDRTEDVIVSNPVPRGRMLDRNHQVIVDNIPKSAITYTNRNAKQKEMLQVAERLAVLIDKKTDKVTERDKKDHWILKNPDAVRDKITDKEWKLFKEKKLDDKQIYEMQLERITEEDLKQLSKQDLEVRAIFREFTSGYAMTPQIVKNEAVSSKEYAAVSENLQYLPGVNTTTDWDRTYAFDSTLQTVLGKVTDTNEGLPQERLDYFLARDYSRNERVGKSYLEMQYEDVLHGQKSKEKLITKKGEILGSELVSQGQRGKDLVLTIDMDLQKAVEKILEEEIWAAKRTRGTYLMDRAFVVLMNPYTGEVLTLAGKMIDKDDNGKTVLQDYALGTIASSYNVGSSVKGATVLTGYKTGAISPGTTFLDAPMKIAGTPQVKKSWFNFQAIMNETRALRISSNVYMFKTAIEIADARYAYDQPLGFKNPNAFEDMRESFGQFGLGVRTGIDLPNEAIGYEGPLRLPGFLLDLAIGQYDTYTPMQMAQYISTIANGGYRIQPRLVKEIREPATEQEGLGPIWKDIQPTVLNTIDVSDRELNTVKEGLRQVMQHPEGTAYRRFADAPYSPAGKTGTAEAFYDGPLKKKGDKLIDVMNLSLVAYAPHNNPEIAMSVIVPWAYQGRSGHTANYEIGRKVLDAYFELKKKRMSGQEREQSAEEGSETEES, from the coding sequence ATGGGGAAAAAGAAGAAAAAGAAAAGCCATGTGCCTTTTAGGGTCAATTTATTGTTTTTTGCTGTTTTTGTTTTGTTTTCAGTACTAATTTTAAGACTCGGCGTCGTCCAGATTGTAAATGGTGAGACATACAAAAAAGAAGTGGACCGGACGGAAGATGTCATCGTATCTAACCCGGTTCCAAGGGGAAGGATGCTTGACAGGAACCATCAGGTTATCGTGGATAATATCCCAAAGAGTGCGATTACATATACCAATCGGAATGCCAAACAGAAAGAAATGCTTCAGGTGGCAGAACGGCTGGCCGTTTTGATTGATAAAAAGACGGATAAAGTGACAGAACGCGATAAGAAGGATCATTGGATTCTAAAAAATCCTGATGCTGTCCGGGATAAAATAACTGATAAGGAATGGAAGCTGTTTAAAGAGAAAAAACTGGATGATAAGCAAATTTATGAAATGCAGCTTGAAAGAATTACAGAAGAAGATCTGAAACAGCTGAGCAAGCAGGATCTGGAAGTGCGGGCAATCTTCCGGGAATTTACGAGCGGCTATGCAATGACGCCGCAAATAGTCAAAAATGAAGCTGTATCAAGTAAAGAATATGCTGCGGTAAGCGAGAATCTTCAATATCTTCCAGGTGTCAATACAACCACTGACTGGGATAGAACTTATGCTTTTGACAGTACGCTCCAGACAGTCCTGGGGAAGGTTACAGATACAAATGAAGGGCTGCCGCAGGAAAGGCTGGATTATTTTCTGGCCAGGGACTACAGCAGAAATGAACGTGTTGGAAAGAGCTATCTCGAAATGCAATATGAGGATGTTCTGCATGGCCAAAAATCAAAGGAAAAGCTTATTACAAAAAAAGGAGAAATTCTCGGAAGTGAACTGGTTTCTCAAGGCCAAAGAGGCAAGGATCTTGTTCTGACGATTGATATGGATCTGCAGAAGGCTGTGGAAAAAATATTGGAAGAGGAAATTTGGGCTGCAAAAAGGACCAGGGGAACTTACTTAATGGATCGTGCGTTTGTCGTCCTAATGAATCCGTATACTGGTGAAGTCCTGACGCTGGCAGGTAAAATGATAGACAAAGATGATAATGGCAAAACGGTTCTGCAGGATTATGCGCTGGGTACGATTGCCTCTTCTTATAATGTGGGATCCTCTGTAAAAGGGGCAACTGTTTTAACAGGCTATAAAACCGGTGCAATTTCACCCGGGACGACCTTTTTAGATGCACCCATGAAAATTGCAGGTACACCACAGGTGAAAAAATCCTGGTTTAACTTTCAGGCAATCATGAACGAAACAAGGGCTTTGCGCATATCCTCAAACGTATATATGTTCAAAACAGCAATTGAAATTGCGGATGCGCGATATGCTTATGATCAGCCTCTGGGATTTAAAAATCCTAATGCATTTGAAGATATGAGAGAGTCTTTCGGCCAATTTGGCCTCGGAGTCAGAACTGGCATCGATTTGCCGAATGAGGCAATAGGCTATGAAGGACCGCTTCGCTTGCCGGGATTTCTATTAGACCTTGCAATCGGGCAGTATGATACCTATACTCCGATGCAAATGGCGCAATATATATCAACGATTGCAAATGGCGGCTACCGTATCCAGCCGCGCCTTGTAAAAGAAATCCGTGAGCCAGCCACGGAGCAGGAGGGGCTTGGCCCGATCTGGAAGGATATTCAGCCAACTGTCTTAAATACGATAGATGTAAGTGATAGAGAACTTAACACTGTTAAAGAAGGATTAAGACAGGTGATGCAGCATCCTGAAGGGACTGCATATAGAAGGTTCGCAGATGCCCCATATTCTCCAGCAGGAAAAACAGGTACAGCGGAAGCATTTTATGACGGCCCTCTCAAAAAAAAGGGAGATAAATTAATAGATGTTATGAACTTGAGCCTTGTTGCCTATGCACCGCATAATAATCCCGAAATTGCCATGTCTGTCATTGTTCCATGGGCATACCAGGGAAGAAGCGGACATACAGCCAATTATGAAATTGGCAGAAAAGTATTAGATGCCTATTTTGAGCTGAAAAAGAAGCGGATGTCCGGACAAGAACGGGAACAGTCGGCAGAAGAAGGTTCCGAAACAGAAGAATCCTAA
- a CDS encoding SOS response-associated peptidase: MCGRFTLTETINKLQLLFEFEYAGGEVIPRYNIAPSQNILTVIGNGKQRIGRQMKWGLVPFWAKDEKTAYKMINARAEGIDSKPSFKAPFKSRRCLILSDGFYEWKKTEEGKQPYRFIMKDEKPFAFAGIWDTWHKGENSLTSCTIITTGPNEVTEYVHDRMPVILKESDFEDWLNPRFNDTEYLKSLLEPYPAEKMDKYPVSSKVNSPKNELAELISPLNSL, translated from the coding sequence TTGTGCGGCCGGTTTACATTAACAGAAACCATCAATAAACTTCAGCTGCTGTTTGAATTTGAATATGCAGGGGGAGAGGTTATTCCCAGATATAATATCGCGCCAAGCCAAAATATCTTAACCGTCATTGGAAATGGCAAACAGCGGATCGGCAGGCAGATGAAGTGGGGGCTGGTCCCCTTCTGGGCTAAAGACGAAAAAACAGCTTACAAAATGATAAACGCAAGAGCGGAAGGCATTGATTCGAAACCAAGCTTCAAAGCTCCCTTTAAAAGCAGAAGGTGCTTAATCCTTTCAGATGGCTTTTATGAATGGAAGAAAACCGAAGAAGGTAAACAGCCATACAGGTTCATTATGAAAGATGAAAAACCGTTTGCCTTTGCAGGCATTTGGGATACATGGCATAAAGGAGAAAATTCTTTAACGAGCTGTACAATCATTACAACGGGGCCAAATGAAGTAACCGAGTATGTTCATGACCGAATGCCGGTGATATTAAAGGAAAGCGATTTTGAGGATTGGCTTAATCCCCGTTTTAATGACACTGAATATCTGAAGTCATTACTTGAACCTTATCCGGCTGAAAAAATGGATAAGTACCCGGTATCAAGTAAAGTGAATTCACCAAAAAATGAGCTGGCAGAATTAATTTCTCCTCTTAATAGTTTATAA
- a CDS encoding VOC family protein has translation MSQKLLRVGTVYIPVRNVMDSLNWYTEKLGAAESYRDEKGKMAIINMASQSFFLLEAPEEESLNFKDSDGRLRFCLTFEVDGITELENLHRELLEKEVNAGAIENRGHPGRNFVFSDPDGNLFDVWSELSPSFKK, from the coding sequence ATGAGTCAAAAGCTCTTAAGAGTAGGAACGGTATACATACCTGTCAGAAATGTAATGGATTCCTTAAACTGGTACACAGAGAAGCTTGGAGCAGCAGAAAGCTATAGGGATGAAAAGGGGAAAATGGCGATAATCAATATGGCAAGCCAAAGCTTTTTCCTTTTGGAAGCACCTGAAGAAGAAAGTCTTAATTTCAAGGATTCTGACGGAAGATTGCGATTTTGTTTAACCTTTGAAGTCGATGGAATAACAGAGCTCGAAAACTTGCATCGGGAACTTCTTGAGAAGGAAGTAAATGCAGGAGCTATCGAAAATCGCGGGCATCCTGGCCGGAATTTTGTGTTTTCTGATCCGGACGGCAACTTATTTGATGTATGGAGTGAACTAAGCCCAAGTTTTAAGAAATAA
- a CDS encoding DUF3231 family protein → MGILSGNPKDEPLHYGEVFSTWSYLLAGKGMASAYQTMLSHSGDGDLKKMLEEAIRLCKQEEEQIEGMLKENGIGLPPSPPDRPEACVNDIPAGARFMDPEVAAKLAGDLASGLVGCSTIMGQCIREDIAVMFGQFHTQKAALGIKVLRMNKEKGWLIPPPLHLHKSDNC, encoded by the coding sequence ATGGGTATTTTAAGCGGAAATCCAAAGGACGAGCCTTTGCATTATGGCGAGGTTTTTAGCACATGGTCTTACTTGCTGGCAGGAAAGGGAATGGCCTCTGCATACCAAACGATGCTTAGCCACTCTGGAGATGGAGACTTGAAGAAGATGCTTGAAGAAGCCATCCGCCTCTGTAAGCAGGAAGAGGAACAAATTGAGGGAATGTTAAAGGAAAACGGAATTGGCCTTCCTCCCTCACCACCTGACAGACCTGAAGCTTGTGTAAACGATATTCCTGCTGGTGCAAGATTTATGGATCCTGAAGTAGCTGCAAAATTAGCAGGAGACCTGGCATCAGGATTGGTTGGCTGCAGTACAATCATGGGCCAATGTATCCGTGAAGATATCGCAGTCATGTTTGGCCAATTTCATACTCAGAAAGCCGCTTTAGGTATTAAGGTTCTTCGAATGAATAAAGAAAAAGGCTGGCTTATTCCTCCGCCGCTTCATCTTCACAAATCAGATAATTGCTGA
- the cdaS gene encoding sporulation-specific diadenylate cyclase CdaS has protein sequence MIYGEDQYRKDLNRYIDNIDNQIHSISKTLEDFSCCILSDFENLQKAVTEAHTIASTYYLQSYLSPYTKEYSSLSLAAQHLSEKRHGGLIVVERRLPLGDYLHNGTPIGAKVSSALLETIFYPGNPLHDGGILIKDDTIISAGNILPLANKTIEGKKLGTRHRAAIGLTEKSDAVAIVVSEETGRISFAVEGQLYTIRT, from the coding sequence GTGATTTATGGCGAAGATCAATACCGAAAAGATTTAAATCGGTATATTGACAATATCGACAATCAGATTCATTCTATTTCCAAAACGCTAGAGGACTTCAGCTGCTGTATTTTATCCGATTTTGAAAACTTGCAGAAGGCGGTAACAGAGGCTCACACAATTGCTTCGACTTATTATCTTCAGTCATATTTATCGCCGTATACAAAGGAATATTCAAGTTTGTCATTGGCCGCCCAGCATTTATCGGAAAAAAGGCATGGAGGGCTTATTGTTGTGGAGAGAAGACTGCCTTTAGGCGATTACCTTCATAATGGGACGCCAATTGGAGCAAAAGTAAGCAGCGCTTTGCTTGAAACCATTTTTTATCCGGGAAACCCATTGCATGACGGCGGTATATTAATAAAAGATGATACCATTATTTCTGCAGGCAACATCCTGCCTCTTGCCAATAAAACTATTGAGGGAAAAAAACTTGGGACAAGGCATAGAGCGGCAATTGGACTTACTGAAAAATCAGATGCTGTTGCCATTGTAGTTTCAGAGGAAACAGGCCGCATTTCTTTTGCGGTGGAGGGGCAGCTGTATACAATCAGGACATGA
- a CDS encoding TPM domain-containing protein — protein MIIRRVSLTLLLVNLLMGAFPVHADESIPQPAGDIYVQDFAEVLNDQEKSELNNLGRQLEEKTSAQVAVLTVGTTGDRPIEEYANEAFRSYGIGSAAENNGVLLVVAMQDRKVRIEVGYGLEGQIPDGKAGRILDEVTLPYLQDGQPNRAVIETYKVLVQEAAGEEVNLGGEYADAGTQERGIGIPSWLIIIIVVGLLFLDIKFFGGAFSYAILSILSRGGGGGGGGPRGGGGGSSGGGGASRGW, from the coding sequence ATGATCATTCGCAGGGTCTCTTTGACCCTTCTTTTAGTAAATTTACTAATGGGGGCATTCCCAGTCCATGCAGATGAATCCATACCGCAGCCTGCCGGAGATATTTATGTCCAGGATTTTGCGGAGGTCCTGAATGACCAGGAAAAATCTGAATTGAATAACCTGGGGAGGCAATTGGAAGAAAAGACATCTGCACAGGTTGCAGTTTTAACTGTTGGAACTACTGGGGACAGGCCGATTGAAGAATATGCAAATGAAGCTTTTCGGTCTTATGGCATAGGCAGTGCTGCTGAGAATAATGGTGTCCTATTGGTTGTGGCCATGCAGGATCGGAAGGTGCGGATTGAGGTTGGTTATGGGCTTGAAGGCCAGATTCCCGATGGAAAAGCAGGCAGGATTCTGGATGAAGTTACCCTTCCATATCTTCAGGATGGCCAGCCCAATAGAGCGGTAATTGAAACCTATAAGGTGCTTGTACAGGAAGCTGCCGGAGAAGAAGTGAATTTAGGTGGAGAGTATGCTGATGCCGGAACACAGGAAAGAGGCATTGGCATCCCGTCCTGGCTGATAATTATAATTGTTGTTGGATTGTTGTTTCTAGACATTAAATTTTTTGGCGGAGCCTTTTCATACGCCATCCTTTCCATTCTCTCAAGAGGGGGAGGCGGAGGAGGCGGCGGTCCCCGGGGTGGGGGAGGCGGTTCATCCGGAGGAGGAGGAGCCAGCCGTGGCTGGTGA
- a CDS encoding LemA family protein, with the protein MKKGMGVLIAVIAVVVIAGMMLMSSYNGFVSAEENVDQAYSQIENQLQRRLDLIPNLVNTVKGYAAHEKETIQAISDARARLAGARSPEEEAAANAELSSALSRLLVVVENYPNLKADKQFTQLMDELAGTENRISVARKDYNDQVAVYNKKVKRFPGAIVAGITGFDEKEYFRADPLANEAPEVDFGGKGE; encoded by the coding sequence ATGAAAAAAGGTATGGGTGTTTTAATTGCCGTTATTGCGGTAGTTGTCATAGCAGGTATGATGCTGATGTCCAGTTATAACGGGTTTGTAAGCGCTGAGGAAAATGTGGACCAGGCTTATTCTCAAATCGAGAACCAGCTGCAGAGAAGGCTGGATTTGATTCCTAATCTGGTAAATACAGTAAAGGGATATGCTGCACACGAGAAGGAGACAATTCAGGCAATATCAGATGCACGTGCGAGATTGGCGGGAGCAAGGTCTCCTGAAGAGGAAGCAGCCGCAAACGCCGAGCTGTCAAGCGCATTGAGCCGTCTGCTTGTAGTGGTGGAGAACTATCCTAATTTAAAAGCGGATAAGCAGTTTACTCAATTAATGGACGAGCTAGCGGGTACGGAAAATCGGATTTCGGTTGCCCGAAAGGATTATAATGACCAGGTTGCTGTTTATAACAAGAAAGTAAAAAGGTTTCCGGGTGCAATCGTAGCAGGGATAACAGGCTTTGATGAAAAAGAGTATTTTAGGGCGGATCCGCTGGCAAATGAAGCACCTGAAGTTGACTTTGGAGGCAAAGGAGAATGA